In the Clostridium gelidum genome, AATAATAATTGACAAAAATTTCAGCGTTTTAAAAAATTGGATCAGAAAGTAGGTGATAATTATGAATAAAGGAATGATAATGGAAGTAAAACGGAATTATGCTATTGCTTTAAATGATGAAGGATTTATGGAAAAAATAACATCTAAACAAAATTTGGAAGTTGGTCAAAAGATATTTTATTTCGAAGATGATGTTGTGAACACAACTGCCAGTAGAGTTCATAGGCATAATAATTTAATAAAAGCATTTGGATCAATTGCTGCATTATTTTTACTTGTATTCACCTTCTTTAATCCTATGAATAATACAAAGGCGTATGCTGTTGTTAGTTTAGATATTAACCCTAGTATACAAATAGAAGCAGATAGTAATCAAAAGATTATTAAAGTTGAAGGTGTTAATATTGATGGTAAGAATATAGATTTTAGTGATATTAAAAATATTTCTCTTGATGATGGAATAGATAAAATAAAAGAAAAACTTGTAGAGAAAAATTATTTAGATACTAATAGGGAAGTACTGGTTGGTATTTTTATAGAAAATGGAGATAATAGTGCTTATGCAGATAATATAACAGAAGCTATTAATTCTACTTTCAATACAGAAACAGTTACTTATATTAAAGGCAATAAAGAAGGCGTTGATGAGGCTAAAGCAAAAGGTATAAGTTTAGGAAGATATGAAGCGTCACTTGTAGCAGATGAAGAGACAAAGAATATAATAGATAAAGCACCAGTTAAGGA is a window encoding:
- a CDS encoding anti-sigma-I factor RsgI family protein gives rise to the protein MNKGMIMEVKRNYAIALNDEGFMEKITSKQNLEVGQKIFYFEDDVVNTTASRVHRHNNLIKAFGSIAALFLLVFTFFNPMNNTKAYAVVSLDINPSIQIEADSNQKIIKVEGVNIDGKNIDFSDIKNISLDDGIDKIKEKLVEKNYLDTNREVLVGIFIENGDNSAYADNITEAINSTFNTETVTYIKGNKEGVDEAKAKGISLGRYEASLVADEETKNIIDKAPVKDITSSIKDKPNVSQWQAGVEKLEADKAKPDDVPVVKTNPEVKSETPGTEKPPVKVPENTDPRINKNTDGEQGKDNNTKPGNNGVLELIPEAPPKQEGKNDASTSNPIPSKDSSIIIAPDNGTIENKTTSGKIQEDTNKISEQPAKTGETLVNKDTKN